One genomic region from Gossypium hirsutum isolate 1008001.06 chromosome D13, Gossypium_hirsutum_v2.1, whole genome shotgun sequence encodes:
- the LOC107918281 gene encoding probable serine/threonine-protein kinase PIX13, which produces MGICWGSSADNPTTPSTTGHLSSVISQTASNTASYSTSRGSNISRGSGFSASSGDEAFPNGQILPAPNLRIFSFAELKTATKNFRPDMVLGEGGFGQVFKGWIDEKALGKSGSATLVAVKKLNSESLQGFEEWQSEVNFLGRLSHPHLVRLLGYCWEDKELLLVYEFMQKGSLENHLFGRGSSVQSLEWNIRIKIAIGAAKGLSFLHSSDKKVIYRDFKASNILLDGSYTAKLSDFGLAKLGPSASQSHVTTRVMGTYGYAAPEYVATGHLYVKSDVYGFGVVLVEILTGLRALDPNRPSGQHNLSEWIKPYLSDRRKLKSIMDNRLEGKYPSKAAVRIAQLALKCLEPEPKYRPSMKEVVETLEQIESINDNPKEPRNRTARQTTRRHRQQPLHHRSPLAPKNETGRAN; this is translated from the exons ATGGGAATTTGCTGGGGTTCTTCAGCTGATAATCCAACAACACCAAGCACCACTGGTCATCTTAGTTCTg TAATATCTCAGACAGCCAGCAACACAGCATCTTATTCAACTTCTAGGGGCAGTAACATCTCAAGGGGCAGCGGGTTCTCAGCTTCGAGTGGGGACGAGGCTTTTCCCAATGGGCAGATATTGCCCGCTCCAAACCTAAGGATCTTCAGTTTTGCAGAACTGAAGACTGCAACTAAGAATTTTAGGCCTGACATGGTGCTCGGTGAGGGAGGTTTCGGTCAAGTCTTCAAAGGCTGGATCGATGAGAAGGCACTAGGGAAGAGTGGAAGTGCAACCCTCGTTGCTGTTAAGAAACTCAACTCTGAGAGCTTGCAAGGATTTGAGGAATGGCAG TCGGAGGTAAATTTCTTAGGAAGGTTGTCTCATCCTCACCTTGTAAGGCTACTTGGGTACTGTTGGGAGGATAAAGAGCTTCTTCTTGTTTATGAGTTTATGCAGAAGGGTAGCTTGGAAAACCATCTATTTGGAA GGGGTTCTAGTGTTCAATCACTTGAATGGAACATACGGATTAAAATTGCGATAGGAGCAGCAAAGGGCCTATCGTTCTTGCACTCATCGGATAAGAAAGTAATTTACAGAGATTTTAAAGCCTCAAATATACTACTTGATGGG TCATATACCGCCAAGTTATCGGATTTTGGGTTGGCCAAATTGGGTCCTTCGGCTAGCCAATCGCATGTAACAACAAGGGTTATGGGCACATATGGTTATGCAGCTCCAGAATATGTTGCTACCG GACATTTATACGTAAAGAGCGATGTGTACGGTTTTGGTGTTGTTTTAGTCGAAATTTTAACAGGGTTGCGAGCACTTGATCCAAATCGACCCAGCGGGCAACATAATCTGTCAGAATGGATAAAACCGTATTTATCCGACAGAAGAAAACTAAAAAGCATAATGGATAATCGGTTGGAGGGCAAATATCCATCCAAAGCTGCAGTTCGAATAGCCCAGCTCGCTTTAAAATGTCTTGAACCTGAACCTAAGTACCGTCCATCAATGAAAGAAGTTGTAGAAACTTTAGAACAGATTGAATCAATAAATGATAATCCAAAAGAGCCTCGAAACCGTACTGCTCGTCAAACAACTCGTAGGCACCGCCAGCAGCCATTGCATCATCGATCTCCACTCGCTCCAAAGAATGAAACAGGTCGAGCCAACTAG
- the LOC107918997 gene encoding amino acid transporter AVT3B, whose amino-acid sequence MVSDKKNPSPSSSRKLNSPPAEETTPLIDNTKPLSSHPKTLANVFIAIVGAGVLGMPYAFKRTGWIMGLLILSFIAASTTYCMTLLVQIRRKLDSYENGTTNISSFGDLGFAVCGTLGRFVVDVLITLSQAGFCIGYLIFIANTLLHLFHDEPSSDLGLSSGMSRFTVKSLYIWGCFPFQLGLNSIKTLTHLAPLSIFADVVDIGAMGVVMLEDLRLIMLRRREVKAFGGVSVFFYGMGVALFGYEGIAMVLPIESEMKDNAKFNKILALSMGLTTLMYGAFGALGYFAFGDKTKDIITSNLGTGWISSLVQLGLCINLFFTFPLMMNPVYEIVERRFSGGRYCLWLRWLFVLIVSLVALFVPNFADFLSLVGSSVCCCLGFILPGLFHLLAFKDEQGCKGCSLDIGIMIFGVVLAISGTWFSLMEILSAKE is encoded by the exons ATGGTTTCCGATAAGAAAAACCCGTCGCCCTCGTCTTCGAGAAAGCTAAACTCTCCCCCGGCAGAAGAAACCACGCCTCTTATAGACAACACGAAGCCGCTATCGTCACATCCCAAGACCTTGGCCAATGTTTTTATAGCCATTGTCGGCGCCGGGGTTTTGGGTATGCCTTACGCTTTTAAGAGGACCGGGTGGATCATGGGGTTGCTCATTCTTTCCTTCATTGCCGCCTCCACCACCTACTGTATGACGCTTTTGGTTCAAATCCGCCGTAAGCTCGACTCATACGAAAATGGCACGACCAATATTTCTTCTTTTGGCGATCTGGGATTCGCTGTTTGTGGCACACTTGGCAG GTTTGTTGTTGATGTGCTCATTACTCTCTCTCAAGCTGGATTTTGTATTGGATATCTTATATTTATTGCCAACACTCTGCTCCATCTTTTTCACGATGAACCATCCTCGGATTTGGGTCTAAGTTCCGGGATGTCCCGTTTTACGGTGAAGAGTTTGTATATATGGGGATGTTTCCCATTTCAGTTGGGGTTGAACTCAATCAAAACATTGACACATTTAGCTCCATTAAGCATTTTTGCTGATGTTGTGGATATTGGGGCAATGGGAGTGGTTATGTTGGAGGATTTGAGACTCATTATGCTCCGAAGGCGTGAAGTTAAGGCTTTTGGTGGTGTCTCTGTGTTCTTTTATGGCATGGGTGTGGCTCTTTTTGGATATGAAGGGATTGCTATGGTTTTGCCTATAGAATCTGAGATGAAAGACAATGCAAAGTTTAACAAAATATTGGCACTTAGCATGGGGTTGACCACTTTGATGTATGGAGCATTTGGAGCTTTGGGTTATTTTGCTTTTGGTGATAAAACCAAAGATATCATCACTTCTAACTTGGGGACTGGCTGGATTAGCAGTTTGGTTCAACTAGGCCTTTGCATCAACTTATTTTTCACTTTCcccttgatgatgaatccggttTACGAGATCGTTGAGAGGCGGTTTTCGGGAGGGAGGTACTGCTTGTGGCTAAGATGGTTATTTGTTTTGATTGTAAGCTTGGTAGCTTTGTTCGTCCCGAATTTCGCGGATTTCTTGTCCTTGGTCGGAAGCAGCGTATGCTGCTGTTTGGGGTTCATATTGCCCGGTTTGTTTCATTTGTTGGCGTTCAAGGATGAGCAGGGATGCAAGGGATGCAGTTTGGATATTGGAATCATGATCTTTGGAGTTGTTCTTGCAATTTCAGGGACTTGGTTTTCTCTAATGGAGATATTATCTGCGAAGGAGTAG
- the LOC121225743 gene encoding uncharacterized protein At2g29880-like, which produces MSGVPESNASSQASRGTKRKWVPDEEVALVSCMVDLHNVGTFNADTGFKAGYLNELERMLQKALPNAMLKAKPNIESRIRLLKREWSIVYDMLNDQNNSDFGWDEHRQLVVAEDAVWDSYLKSHKEAAQFRHRTFPYYDQLTAIYARDRATGKDVQIAANVLEEINVEGVPTTDMDEERNSFYDCEANVSLDDMDVSPAEPRRDRHQGGSSSSNKKKKKSDARDNMSSSFNEAATLLAENMRAIGEQISRSIASDVVVQQKSDEFQIIQEKSTNLYSTL; this is translated from the exons atgtcaggtgttccagaatcaaatgcttcttctcaagcttctcgaggaaccaaaagaaaatgggttccagatGAAGAAGTAGCATTGGTTTCCTGCATggtggacttgcacaatgttggaacatttaatgctgataccgggttcaaagccggttatttaaacgagttggaaagaatgctacaaaaggctttaccaaatgcaatgttgaaggcgaaacctaatattgaatcgaggattaggttACTAAAAAGGGAGTGGTCAATCGTCTATGACATGCTTAATGACCAAAACAATAGCgattttggttgggacgagcataggcagctcgttgttgctgaagatgcggtttgggactcctatttaaag agtcacaaagaagccgctcaattcagacatcgtactttcccttactacgaccagcttactgccatatacgcaagagatcgagcgaCTGGGAAAGATGTTCAAATAGCTGCtaatgttcttgaagaaataaatgttGAGGGTGTACCTACTACAGATATGGATGAAGAAAGAAactcattctatgactgcgaagctaacgtctctttggatgacatggatgtttctccTGCGGAGCCGCGACGAGATAGACACCAAGGGGGTTCTTCATcttcaaacaaaaaaaagaagaaatccgatgctcgtgataatatgtcttcttcatttaatgaggctgccactttattggccgAAAACATGCGGGCTATTGGCGAACAAAttagtaggagtattgcctccgatgtggtcgttcagcagaagtcagatgaattccagatcatccaagagAAATCTACAAATTTATATTCAACCTTATAg